A window of Oryza glaberrima chromosome 2, OglaRS2, whole genome shotgun sequence genomic DNA:
gtgtttttggttgcaagtgctttgacttgaaatctggaaatttggataagtttgaggcacgttctaccgatgaattgtttcttggttaccccgcacatactcgtggctatcgtgtacttattttggggactaacaaaatcgtggagacttgcgaagtttcttttgataaGGCTAGTctaggtactagacccgatattgcaggtacactgtcacaggttcatggggaggatggtcgtatttttgaagacgagagcgacgacaacgatgacgacgaggtcggctcggccggtcagaccgccggcacacctccggtcagaccagcacaggaggtgcggtcaaaccggccaggCTCGTCGGCTGAGGGTTCTGCTGATGCTGTTCAGGATGGTCCTCCGGAaattactacttcgaccagtactgatacagaacgtggatcaacttgAGAAGTCGcggctcctttgcacattcaacgacgacatacgccggaacaaattattggtaatataggtgagcggactacaaggtctaaggtaacgactcatgatgtttgtgcaaattctgcatttcttgcttcttttgaacccaaagatgtgtcacatgcattaactgatgaatcatggattaatgccatgcatgaagaacttgaaaattttgagagaaacaaagtttggattttagttgaaccaccttctggacataatattattggaaccaagtgggttttcaaaaataaacaaaatgaggatggtttaattgtgagaaataaagctagacttgttgcttaaggttttactcaagttgagggtttggattttgatgaaacttttgctcctgttgctagaattgaggcaattagacttttgttggcttttgctgcttcaaaaggttttaaattgtatcaaatggatgtgaaaagtgcttttctaaatggttttatatagGAGGAAGTtgatgtcaaacaaccaccaggttttgaaaatcctgattttcccaaccatgtttttaaattatctaaagctttgtatggtttgaaacaagctcctagggcatggtatgataggcttaagaactttttgcttgcgaaaggttttacaatgggaaaggttgacaaaacgttttttgttcttaagcaaggtgataatcaactttttgttcagatttatgtggatgatatcatctttggttgttcgactcacgttttggttgtggagtttgctgagactatgcgcagggaatttgagatgagcatgatgggtgagttatcgtactttttgggattgcaaattaagcaaacacctcaaggtacatttgtgcatcaaacgaagtacacaaaggatcttttgagacggttcaagatggataattgcaagccaatttcaacaccaattggttctacagctgtgttggatcctgatgaagatggtgaagctgttgatcaaaaggagtatagaagtatgattggatctttgttgtatctaactgcttctaggccagacatacaatttgctgtgtgtttgtgtacacgctttcaagcttctcctcgtgcttcacatcgtcaagcggtcaagcgaataatgaggtatttgaatcatacacttgagtttggattttggtattctacttcatcttctatatgcttaagtggatattccgatgctgattttggtggttgtagaattgataggaaaagtactagtggaacatgtcattttcttggtacatcattgattgcatggtcttctaggaaacaatctagtgttgctcaatcaactgctgaatctgaatatgttgttgctgctagttgttgttcacagattctttggcttttatctactttgaaagattatggttttacttttgagaaagtacctctcttttgtgataatactagtgctatcaatattgctaagaatcttgttcaacactcacgcacaaagcacattgatattcgttttcagtttttgagggatcatgttgagaagcaagatgttgaattgcagtttttggacaccaagttgcaaattgctgatattttcactaaacctttggattctaatcactttgcttttcttcgtggtgaattgggcataattcatcctattggcatggtttgagggggagtttgtacctcatggttttatcaagcaataatatgacaatgagaaaaattgagtaaagagagctttgtttatgcatatggtattttcttgtgcatgctagcaatactttgaaggtttatttgtctctagcatagcttgtatgtattctagtcttttcatgagatttagattttgcttttaagggagatgatgcatgacatttaatttctatacttgaattaagaaaatatgcaatgttgatgctagcatatggtttgatttataaatgctctatatatatgctttattgaattgttattcctcaaatagctttaattgctcattgcgaaaagagaataaaaatataaaaaaaatgaataccgaatccttggaaaaagtcttgacgacaaggacgtattcgatgtgagcaaaataatgggtgccgaatccctgtaaacagtcttgacgacagggacgtacccggaataaaagagaaaaatatgagcaaaaaggctcaagaaaagaaaaaattgaaaaaaattctcttggttattttgtgctaaaggttatttgagaaagagtgataaatgcaataggtatatgtgtttagtgtttattcttcaacctatgtgcttgttaagatgttgtattataaatcgtatgaaatcatgaattttgattgttgattcaagcttaattgtaaaatctttggttcatggttatactacTTTAATACATGCTTGTTCTGTTATAGATggattcatcttctttttattgcaacacatgacatgatatgctatatgtatgctaagctcttgaacattaatgaacttaattcctatgcttgatgaaatcattgtcaaaagggggagaagtaatgtgaaatttttggatttttggagaagcaaggtgaatttttgaagagttgttgagaagagctgttgagaagagcatgtttttggttcaattgggaatttctttcttttaaaaagggggagaagttttcttttggattttcgagcacgatgtgtacgtttgtacgaagtgtgctttttaccacttgtgttttttatttttccaaacaccaaaacatttttgactggtttgccaatgtgttcatcaaggaggagattgtaaaatcaaaggtgtttttgattattattctgtgatgaacaattgggcattggagattattggttttgttatttggaatttattcacgaagtggttttggagatgattggattcacaGGTGATCGTAGGATTctattattttatgtgaccggtcaaaCCGGGCTGTGTATGCctgtcagaccggcggtgatcgagcggtcggatCGGCcagcctgcggtctgaccgggcgaCGCTGTgttggtttcggtttcgggttgtttgtttggatatccgtgattatttcatgattatgacttctagatggatactatacgtatgtaatactgttgtttgctactaatgagtcaagttggagatagcttggtcttggaatatggtttctttgtttatttcatgtgtaggtgactcgatgtctcgggagagtatttgcggtgatggaccgggagtcggcttggggataagacgacgtccgtggtggtcagagatcatccgggatacttaggctagagttgatgcacgtggttgatggacattccatatggcatacgatggaggtattatGTGCGTAtaggatgcggagtcgaatttggaaggagtccaaatttggtacgattggttatgtaaagttttcttatactagagggtttcctaaggtgtttaggactcttagtatgagtttggttcgtggctttaggctgcctacctcgggtataaatagagggggagcgtgaggcttctcggtatcgctttagagagcaattgagttgagttttgagttagggtttcgaatttagtcgaaatttttgtaaggagtactgttggtgcactttgtaaatacagagagaatcaataaagtcgtcatctactttaagagttcttcgatttgtgtttcaccgggtttcggcggtctaaccggcaactcaccggtggtcagaccggcggcatacgggcggtcaaaccggcggcggcgacaagcgcggcaggcgacttcggtggtcagaccggagattcaacaccggtcagaccggcggcatccactcggtcagacctgcagatcaatctcggtcagaccgacttctgtcgatttcgagggtaacttttatttccgctaaaagttttcggtttttgggtataccaaccattcatccccctctggttggcttagttcttgtgattcgatcctacaataatcggctcttttttttttttttttttttttgcttgagcGAAggtaaaggtgccggttctattttTCACATATATAGGTGCCAGCTGCTTGTAATGGTGTAGACCAATAGATACCGGTGCACCTGCGATGGTTTCTGATAGCTAGCGCTGCCTTGGCCCGTTGATCTGAAGCCTGCCCCAGTGTTGGTAATTACgtatttttatatgttttatttgtaataacaataaaaagagCAAAATTCTGATCTTACATGATTCAGGCTGCTCTCAGACTAGGCTTGATTTGTTTGCTTGGGCCTGGCCTGACATTGAACAGGCCTAGCTACCACTCCCCCGTCCGCACGGTTTTCCTAAATGATAGTGAAAGCGACTTGCAGGTTTGTCACATCTGATactcgttttaggatttataaattattattagaatttatattaaatattcattaatttacaagtgaagttaaatgtgggaaataaaatttcctaaatataaatcatggatggattttatttttattaaattctccacggttaattatactctctggaattttctcggattttttgGAGCTctattcctaattttaatcatacaaacaatattttagtaattatccacatattaaattaatcattaaatggtctgattataatcttgttaagtaccttgggtgtccaagtattttcaggatttttcttcaaattatttgagcattagaagtatttttaacaattcaaagatcatttcagtgattaatttaattggaaaagtaattaaaattcctcttttccttttcgggccgaaacaggaaaagtcctctctctttcttggcCCAATCTCCTCTCAGCCTGtagcccctctccctctctctgtcgAAGTCTGCTTTGTGTCCCTCTTTCAATCGGGCCAAGAAGTAGAAGCCCAGCCGTAAGTCTAGTTTTCCTCCCTGTCGCTACAGTggcatcttcaacctccagccggcTGGAGACAGAGCCCGATGCCGCCATTGCCGTCgattttctcctccaaatccggcCTTATCTCTCGTGCATtcctaaaattagttgagggtaTTTGTTTCCCTTagcctcctctatcttttcccccaaaaatccggttttatccctttgaattcgacgcgaatttggattcgttttcgagtttatctctccaccaaaccctaggttttcccGGCGCGATTCCTTGCGTTCCAAGCCCGATCACTCTCTCCCGTGACTATAAATagagtcccctccctctcctccttcggccaccacctctccctctctctgccgtcgcttgtagcgccgtcgccgcgttcGTCTTCTCTGTccaccgccggcagccgctccagccgcccctAGCAGCCGCCTCGGCCGTCGACGACCTGCGCCGTCGCCTCTCCCGGGTTCGCAAGGAGGAGCTTCACACCGTCCACCACTTCCCCGAAGCCGAAGACAACCGGAAGCCATCGCCGACGTCAAGCCGATCTGCTTCGCCTTCATccgcgccgtgccgtcgcctcGGTCGTCCCCGACCTATGCCGCCAGCTCCCTCGGCATCGCAGCACCGAGAAGAAGCCCGTAAACCCCTCCGTtgccgctgctcgtcgccggaaagccgccgtcgtcgtcgtccagacTTCGCCGCCgttcggagctcgtcgccggccgtctgccgtcgtcgttcgtcgtcgtgccgcccctCAGTGAGTTCCTCGCGTCGTGCTCGTCgcgttggtgccctccgttctcGCCGCCGTGACCTAGATCGCCGGTGACCGTGCTGTCCCGAGCCtctcgccggtgatgacgtcatcaatgatgtcataatgcccttttcttttctaaaataaatcgtGAATCCTTTTCGGTATAAGGCTAAAATCAGTTGAATCTTGTAAAATTTatagctaattcatatgaactcagaatgaggccgttcaagtctctaaattcatctaaaattatgatttacatgtttgtttatttttatgtactgtttatttggtttttattagtctttttcttcgttttgcatgttagcttgtcgtttccatcgatgcgaaggttcgtgagtgcgtcggaagtgttcaagaagattaattgaagaccgattattgcaaggcaagtcacacagatcccaaacacaatcctttgagcatgttgaccctatatttaaattctctatttatttcaactgtgcatttatggccagtttgcattgattaccctattccttgataccttagctaataaattgattagcttgaaccttatatattggtttggttcagctaaattatatatatatatatatatatatatatatatatatatatatatatatatatatatatatatatatatatatatatatatataatggcttggccatgcttagaaacattagctcattaatgggatgaatcatactacattattatttatgaatatatttaatggtagctcacgatggttaatcgtgttatgataattaattgataattaaaacttgacaatggtaggttgtgagcacatggttttgaaggtcgtgctcatggcaattaaggaccggttcgcgagctactgttgtgagacattaaccgtaccaaccacaagccagcgtgggcaacggctttaccttttgtatagcatgattcattgcggggtgccagactgagaagcggcgagaagtcggtgagggtcgctggggagtccatgcctctggttatatttatagagggggtgattatgatctaggattggtgcactgtggtgagttgtgttgtgcagagggtattgtcacagcctctattcgggtactttccagtatcgcaaCGCATGgcagacatgatgttgaggctgtgtcttgtgggtacagtggtacacctctggccagagtaaaactattcgaatagccatacccgcggtcatgggcgggttgagcaatatttttcgtgattagtctcatacctctcacaataattattgatgctataattggtaataatttgcttagctcctggtttggagttagatctgtgcAGTCGggtttggttgttcagaatggttaggcctgagcagcatgggtgttctgttcagtgttgattaaaattgatgattactctactgttttactattcttaaatatttgctaaatgctgcttttgcaaatgagcctatattatgccatcctttggtatccttgtacacttgcatatttgctgtgtggcttgttgagtatgtcatatgctcattcttgcaataatcaatcaacctcagttgaagaaaaaggatgtagaaggagaagacgtttggtttataccccagttgagctgcctgtgggagtggagctgaagccatcgctagaccgttaattccgctgctgttttcttttcttttgtaagtatgtaacgttattattaagatggatttgtatattaaattgtctgtttatgtacctcggctgatttctgGATGAGGATTGTAtgtacaaataagttcggaaattattagtgaatttctgggcgtgacaaggtTGTAGCCTACTTGTTGTGCCGATTTGAGGAAGCCATGTGTCCAGAGCACACCATGCCCATAACCTTTCTTGGCCACCAGAAAATCCCCTCCTTCGATCGGCAACCACATGCCCCTGTCAAGGAGGGGGACAGCAATGGTTCAATGATTTTATTCATCCCCAGCCATCCACGGGATCGGAGAAAACGGGCTGCACAAATTGCATGTACGTTGTATGAACCAAACTAGTTGGTTATCTAAAGTCTTCTgtctttatttatttagttgCTGAAATAGTTATTATACCAGTAGATACCATGAAACATATAGGGTGAAGATACTTTTATTTAGAAGTTTAGGAACACCTGCAAGTATTCATGTGTGTTAATTAAGCGAAGAGTTGACCCCTGATCTCTTAAACAAAATATGCTGCTATATAATGCACGCTAGCTGCAATACCAGTTCACACACGTACGGACACATTATTGAGGAACTATCGAAATGGAATCTTTCCGTTGGATATTAAAAACAGTGAATGAACACCTAATTTTACATAGATAGTACACAGAAGgaattaatcataaaaatatgaACATACAAAGATAGTGGACAAAAATATGAACATCTGGCTAGTAACaactacactttttttttaaaataactgaaAACATACTTTTGTCATACAACACACATAAAAAACACTTTTGTCATATATATGGCACATAGACAATTATATAAATAGTCGTGCAATTAGTTAATTAACTACCTACACAGAAATTCTAGTATATTCTTCAATACGTACAACACAATATTCAGGAGATTATTTCTAAtgcagaatatatatataaaagaaaaattctAAATACCCTCCTAAACTTTGATTGGAAGTCCATCTAGCAGACTGAACTTTATATATACACCTTAAATTGTACAATATCGTTCATATTACTCTATAAGGTGGTTTTCACAAAGTGATCTTTACCTAATTTGCATTTATGTTGGGTGGGTTTGACTAAGTGACATATGAATTGGACATATATGCTAAAATCTCCATCTAAATGTTTCatttttactctattttttgcTCTCACTTACAAAGGAATGTCAATACATACTTGTATGATATTACAATAGAGTATAAATGAGTGACCAGTGATTGATGATATGTAAACATGCTATATTAATAATTTAAAACCTCTCAGCATGCAAACTTCCAAATACACAAAACCACCTTAGGGAGCAATATAAATGGTTTTGAAAAGTTTAGGTGGTTGGGTGTGTGGTTTTAATGTTTTAGTGTGCTAGCTTAGACGAACTCCTATCCAAAGTTTAGGGATATATGGACCTTTAAACtagaaaatttaatattaaaatcatatatttatctgTATTCACGATTTAACGAAAAGGTAACTACTACAAGAATCCAGAATTTTCTTGGCGGCCAAAAACTGCCAAGGCAATATATTTTGATGGCCGAACGCCAAGTCTAGAGTGATAGGGAAATCCAAATTTCTTGGCTGCTAACCGTGAGGGAAAGTTTTATTGAAGGTCTAACCGCCAAGAAAACTATGAAGGATATCAAACTTTTGAAAAGCCAATAAATGTAACCTTGACGGCTATTTTTTGACCGACGAAAAAATCAGGTGGCGCCAAGAAAATCCCGGAATCTTGTAATTGAATAAAAATCCGTCAATTATAGATACaacatagcaaaaaaaatagtagaaaaaTATGATTGAATATACTAACATGCAGATTGTACACACACATAACTAAGGTATAGGTTTTCTTTTGTCCAGACTAGCCAATTTTGACTTAGAAAGAACTGTAATTGCACCTCTTTTCTAGTCTAGATAGTGGTGTACAGGTTCACATATGAAGTTAATTACTCAAGAATATTTCAACAAGTAGTTCACCGAAGGACGCATATTTAAAAAGTTCATTACTTTTTTAAACGTTACTTAATATTTTATGCTTAAGACaagatttgattatattttataacTTTGAACATCAAAAGCTTCTCAAATACTTAGTTTTAAAGGAATATGTGGTATGTATAGATTTGCGTGGAAAAGAATAAttataatatcataaaattattgttttatgTTCTTATTTGACACAAAATTGACTACCAAAGTTtgatttcaaaatttttgaCTACTTTTTATCCTAAACGTCAAATATTATGACTAGATGGGGTCTTGCAACGACGCTAGCTTGAAACTGGATATGATTACATTATATGGCCTTGGTCAGTAAAACATTTGACATTATTTCTCTTATTATATCTTACCTTTTCAGTGAGAAATAGATTTTTGGAAGTGCACAGAACCAtggaaacaatatttttttttaaaaaaaagacaaagaaagttaatgtactccttccgtttcataatgtaagactttctagtattgcacacatacatatagatgttaatgaatctaaacacatacatatgtctagattcattaacatctaaatgaatgtgggcaatgctagaaagtcttacgttGTGAAAGTAACACACAATATACCTCTCAAGGATTGTAAAATCAGCACTCTAAAGAGCACTGGAagaataaatgataattaataGCATTCATTAATCATTACTATCATGCATCGAAATGTTAATTGTACAGCTCGTCAAGCTAGTCGgtgaaattaattgaaatagCAAACTACGGTGAGAAAAGGCATGAAACAGGAAAACACACCCAACAGTCTTCATCTTAGATATTAACCAGACGCAGCAGGCGAACAACATGATATAGCCTGGCATCAAATAGAGCCAGATCTAACACCTCGTGTGCTTCTTTGTGTTGGCGTTGCAGAATCATTAAGATCTGGCAGTTTGCCTCGAAAAGGTACGACTACCACTCCATGACCCTCTCTTTGCAACGTGCTGATCTCTCGTTCATAGCTATCCCAACAAGGAGACCCAGAAGCAAGCTAGAGAgcacaaataaaatatttgttcCAGTCTCAGGCTCTCAGCTCTCTCACGCATGGGCTAGTTATTGGGCATGGCCCTGATTGGCATCACCATTTGACTTGGCGGTGACTATTTTAGTAGCAGTGTAGTAGTGTGTGAATGAATACAGTGAAGCAGCGAGATGTAGTAGCAGAGAACAGCAGCTAGCAACGGTATAAATTAAGAGATACAATGCGTAATGTACGTGTGCTAATGATGCTACGACTTGGCCTGTAGAACATAATGGTGGCAATTGGCCAGTGTTTCAGTTATTCTCGGAGTCAGTATCCATGGGAGTGTGGGAAGAAGAAATGGCAGGAATTGGAGCATGcgatgatgatggtggtggctgGCTGGTGGCCGTGGTGATGGTGTCAGTCAGGGCACAGGCACTTCTCGTACCGATCAAACCTTCACTTCCAAGGCTTGGAAGTAAGAGAAATTTGCTCTCTGCAGGCCCGGGTAAAAGTACACGCATCTTTCCATATGTTCCCCTTCTCTCATCATTTTATCCTGTCTCCCCCCTTCCTTCCTTTGTTTCTCTCTCACTCCTCATCAATTGTTAGTTGATCGATCTGTCGATCAAGGGAACAATGTGGCAGTCTTTTTAACGGCCAAAGCTACAAACAACTAGCTCGAAACGAATATAATTAAGCTACAGAGCTGAAAGAAAGATCAATATAAGGTAGTACAAGCTTCTCGAGTCAACAGCGAGATCAGTTAAGAGGAAGACACAAGAAATAGCCGAAAAAAACgacagagacagagagagagagagagagagagagctacatATCACGAAACAATTAATCCCCGACGCGGACATAATAACGATTAATAACACCTGAAATCACATGCATAATTCCCACGGAAATCCTCCAAGAAAGAGTAGTCTCCAACTCCAAGTGAAGAGAAAGCTAATTAAAGCACTTAACCTTTCTATGCTGCGTTGCTGTTGCGGAATCGATCCATCTCAGAACGGCGCCgggcggccaccgccggcgccaggGTTCCATCCGTAGGCGGCTTCCGGCGGCAGCTGCACGTTTCCGAGTAGGTTTGGTGGTAGTCCTTGGAAGAGGCTTGGATCGACGGccccgccggcgagctgcgCCGCTTGCTGCCCCGCGGCGAGCAACCCAGCGCTGTCGGCTTGCCCTTGAGCCGCCAGTAGCTCGTCGTCCTCCAACGGCAGCCGCTCGTACACCGCGTTCGCAAAAGACGCCGCCATTATCACCACAGGCCCAGCCGCGGTCAGCGCGCCGACGACGCTGCCGCCCACGACCTGGCCCTGGCCTCCGGCCAGGTAGACGGTGAGCCCCGTGGCCTCcggcggggcgggcggcgggaggaaggagccGGAGAGGGAGAGTATCTCGAACCGGCCGTGGAGCGCAACGACCGCTCCCTGCGATGCGGGCTGCCGCAGCGTGACGTTAGTGACGGTGCCAGCGCCGCTGAGCACGCAAACCCCGCGCTGCCGGCGTCGCGCGAACGTGGTGATGCTCTCGGAGATGTCgcagccgccggccacctccatgACGTGCGTCCGGAGCGTGTTGGCGCTGTCCCTGGTGATGATGATCGGTGGCTTCGGCTTGTTCTTGGACCCCGCCGGGCGTCCCCTCGGGCGGCGCGTGGCGCTCTCGCTCCCGGCGCCGTCCGGTCCGCCACCCGAGGGGGGTACCAGCGCGAGGtcaccgccgtcaccaccgcttCCATGGCCGTTGCCACtgttctcgtcgtcgtcgtggtcgcgCTTGGTGCCGCGGCTGCCGAAGACACCCGGAGTGCCGCCGCCTTGGTCGTCCTCGGTCTTGAGATgcagctggtgctgctgctgctggagatgGTGATGGAAGTCGCGGGTGTTGAACGGTGGAGGAAGATGGTGACCGTGTATTGATGCCGTGACCGGATCCATCCTTGCAAGCTAGCAATCAATTAGCTAGGTTATCCCTCttgctcttcctctctct
This region includes:
- the LOC127761874 gene encoding AT-hook motif nuclear-localized protein 24-like, which gives rise to MDPVTASIHGHHLPPPFNTRDFHHHLQQQQHQLHLKTEDDQGGGTPGVFGSRGTKRDHDDDENSGNGHGSGGDGGDLALVPPSGGGPDGAGSESATRRPRGRPAGSKNKPKPPIIITRDSANTLRTHVMEVAGGCDISESITTFARRRQRGVCVLSGAGTVTNVTLRQPASQGAVVALHGRFEILSLSGSFLPPPAPPEATGLTVYLAGGQGQVVGGSVVGALTAAGPVVIMAASFANAVYERLPLEDDELLAAQGQADSAGLLAAGQQAAQLAGGAVDPSLFQGLPPNLLGNVQLPPEAAYGWNPGAGGGRPAPF